In a single window of the Syntrophorhabdaceae bacterium genome:
- the nspC gene encoding carboxynorspermidine decarboxylase — protein MKNGREIQEAILAVSIKDADAPAVYHALPLAARVEVLKGLDAGGRRSLTRLLKDSRKKSFAAAEKRFLRLAKERISTPVYLLDEMLIEENMRLLRYVKDRTGCKVLHALKAYASFATFPMMRRYLDGTCASGLNEAKLGKEEFRKEVHTFAAAYKEEEIDQILGYSDTIIFNSFYQLEEYGERAKKSGLEIGLRVNPGHSEVATKMYDPCAPASRLGITHNAAREEFPKYAHLISGLHFHAMCEQNSDVLERILASFERLYGEYIKGLKWVNFGGGHHITRDNYDLERLIRTVNKFKKQYNVQVYLEPGEASVYNAGVLITSVLDIVKNRMQIAILDASAETHMPDVLLMPYRPHVLGSAPANEKHYTYRLTGPSCLAGDVMGDYSLDRPLQRGNRLVFSDMALYSIVKNTTFNGISLPDIAVLRKRGKLEIVKRFGYNDYKGRQS, from the coding sequence ATGAAAAATGGCAGAGAGATTCAAGAGGCCATCCTCGCTGTTTCAATAAAGGATGCGGACGCACCAGCCGTATACCACGCACTGCCGCTGGCCGCAAGGGTAGAGGTCCTTAAAGGGCTCGATGCCGGCGGACGGCGATCGCTGACGCGCCTCCTCAAAGACTCCAGGAAGAAAAGCTTCGCTGCGGCAGAGAAGAGATTCCTCAGACTTGCAAAAGAACGAATAAGTACGCCCGTGTATCTCCTCGATGAAATGCTCATCGAGGAGAACATGCGGCTCCTGCGGTACGTTAAGGACCGAACGGGCTGCAAGGTATTGCACGCGTTGAAAGCATATGCCTCGTTCGCTACTTTTCCAATGATGCGCAGATACCTTGATGGGACGTGTGCAAGCGGACTGAACGAGGCAAAGCTCGGCAAAGAAGAATTCAGGAAAGAGGTCCACACCTTTGCAGCAGCGTACAAAGAAGAAGAGATCGATCAGATACTCGGCTACTCCGACACGATCATATTCAACTCCTTTTATCAGTTGGAGGAGTATGGGGAACGGGCGAAGAAGAGCGGGCTGGAAATAGGCCTCAGGGTGAATCCCGGACACTCAGAGGTTGCTACGAAGATGTATGATCCCTGCGCCCCGGCATCCCGCTTGGGGATAACTCACAATGCGGCAAGGGAAGAATTCCCGAAGTATGCGCATCTTATAAGCGGGTTGCACTTTCATGCCATGTGTGAGCAGAATTCGGATGTGCTCGAGAGAATTCTGGCATCCTTTGAACGACTCTACGGGGAATACATTAAAGGCCTGAAATGGGTCAATTTCGGCGGCGGTCACCATATAACGCGTGATAATTACGACTTGGAGCGACTCATCAGAACAGTAAACAAATTCAAGAAACAGTATAACGTCCAGGTGTATCTGGAACCCGGCGAGGCGAGTGTCTATAACGCGGGCGTTCTGATAACATCAGTACTGGACATTGTAAAAAACAGGATGCAAATCGCCATACTCGACGCATCGGCGGAGACGCATATGCCGGACGTATTGCTGATGCCGTACAGGCCGCACGTGCTGGGATCGGCGCCTGCCAACGAGAAACACTATACGTACAGGCTTACAGGACCGAGCTGCCTTGCGGGTGATGTGATGGGTGATTACTCGTTGGACCGGCCGCTGCAGAGAGGGAACAGGCTGGTCTTTTCTGACATGGCCCTGTACAGTATCGTGAAAAACACTACATTTAACGGAATAAGTCTCCCGGACATTGCAGTACTCAG